The following coding sequences lie in one Verrucomicrobiota bacterium genomic window:
- a CDS encoding exo-alpha-sialidase: MRRGGSSDLHMRTGQESRGCGVWDGFWVGENLGSGGFGELFTGSRVVEPSAPTQEIQFCGGALQEKTTRHQKEGQMRRADPGVPPEKDRPDETDTGEGERQENVCHVIQTTANRKTEDGPDHWNAPFRSPLGGLRCGFWISKPPQSFTARSHVHREVDHVEDAQPEVGLAPPESSEHTAQRAAGATWRISPPAIPAKPPTSEAQLAECSDGSLLLSMRNEARAGQRAWARWKDGKWSEPRLAVTDPTCQASLIRHPHGELLLSNPNNPKRRDHLTIRHSTDNGQTWSDGKLLDPGFSMYSCMTVLRDGRIGILYESGDTAGLVFARFPLEWVLEK, from the coding sequence ATGCGGCGCGGCGGCTCGTCGGACCTCCACATGCGGACTGGGCAGGAGAGCCGGGGGTGCGGTGTTTGGGATGGGTTCTGGGTCGGAGAGAACCTCGGGTCGGGTGGCTTCGGTGAGCTTTTCACCGGCAGCCGCGTCGTTGAGCCCTCCGCTCCAACGCAAGAGATCCAGTTCTGTGGCGGCGCACTCCAAGAAAAAACCACACGCCACCAGAAGGAGGGCCAGATGCGCCGCGCCGATCCAGGGGTTCCCCCCGAAAAAGACCGCCCAGACGAGACCGACACCGGGGAAGGCGAGCGTCAGGAGAATGTTTGCCACGTGATCCAAACCACTGCCAACCGCAAGACCGAGGACGGCCCCGATCACTGGAATGCCCCATTCCGCTCGCCCCTGGGAGGTTTGAGGTGTGGATTCTGGATTTCGAAGCCGCCACAGTCGTTTACGGCGCGAAGCCATGTCCATCGCGAGGTAGATCACGTAGAAGACGCCCAGCCAGAGGTAGGCTTGGCTCCGCCAGAATCCTCGGAGCACACCGCCCAACGCGCTGCGGGCGCGACGTGGAGAATCTCGCCGCCCGCGATTCCCGCGAAGCCACCGACCAGCGAAGCGCAGCTTGCCGAATGCAGCGACGGCTCACTGCTGCTCTCCATGCGGAATGAAGCCCGTGCCGGGCAGCGCGCGTGGGCAAGATGGAAGGACGGCAAGTGGAGCGAACCCCGGCTGGCTGTCACCGATCCGACCTGTCAGGCCAGCCTCATTCGCCATCCGCACGGCGAACTCCTGCTTTCCAATCCGAACAACCCGAAACGCCGGGACCACCTGACCATTCGCCACAGCACGGATAACGGGCAGACCTGGAGCGATGGGAAGCTGCTCGATCCTGGCTTCTCGATGTATTCGTGCATGACCGTGCTGCGCGACGGGCGCATCGGCATCCTTTACGAAAGCGGCGACA
- a CDS encoding tail-specific protease, whose product MRHVLAVFLLAAVSLAPLSAAEDLNRADSGRIAQWVGRILEQAHYKHAIFDENISKTFLKNYLDALDFTHMVLLQSEVDALNAKYGSVLHKHTLRRDAAPAFEIFDQYLARLTERNQLAQRLIKEPATADFTGDEKFLITRSKAPWPKDEAEAEMLWRQRIKFELLQDRLAFLDKARKKAEERKKSGAKEETPPAYDPAETLKTISKRYDRQLKNMQKLKNDDILQLYLTALSRAYDPHSDYMSASDAAEFDIKSIKLSLTGIGATLQSEDGYTKIVSLVPGMPADLSKQIKTGDRVVAVAQGAGEAVDVVEMPLKDVVQLIRGPRGTEVRLTIIPADSIGGSEKKVVTIIRDEIKLTEQFAKARVIEQPGPDGKTARVGVITLPQFYENCSRDIEKLIERLKKEDVTGIVLDLRRNGGGILEEAVSLTGLFIPKGPVVQVRDKPLPARAQVYPDTNSKVAYEGPVVVLVSRLSASASEIAAGALQDYGRAVVVGDQATHGKGTVQKLLSLKSFVDDDFGPDPGKLKLTVAKFYRVAGTTTQKIGVTPDIILPSRYDYMELGESSLPDALPADGTTPVPFARQDRVTPFLEPLKIASADRVRKSTDFVYLNEDIELLKKQLADRTISLNEATRLKELQEIRDRDEARKKERAARKNNPVKIFDLSLAMVDKDQPLKLSSARTTEALTASNETPLPKEEADEEELDDVTKLDPHLGETVSILTDYIKLLELRKGTASTGAN is encoded by the coding sequence CCCACATGGTGCTCCTCCAATCGGAGGTGGACGCCTTGAACGCGAAGTACGGCAGCGTCCTTCACAAGCACACCCTACGGCGGGATGCGGCGCCTGCCTTCGAGATTTTCGACCAGTACCTGGCCCGTCTCACGGAACGAAATCAACTCGCCCAGAGGCTGATCAAAGAGCCGGCCACTGCCGATTTCACCGGCGACGAAAAATTTCTGATCACTCGAAGCAAAGCGCCCTGGCCCAAAGACGAAGCCGAGGCGGAAATGCTCTGGCGGCAGCGGATCAAATTTGAATTGCTGCAGGACCGCCTCGCCTTTCTGGACAAGGCGCGGAAGAAGGCCGAGGAACGTAAGAAATCAGGAGCCAAAGAGGAAACACCGCCCGCCTATGATCCGGCCGAGACCCTCAAAACGATTTCGAAGCGTTATGACCGGCAGCTCAAGAATATGCAGAAACTCAAGAACGATGATATTCTGCAGCTTTACCTGACTGCCCTGTCACGAGCCTATGATCCTCATTCCGATTATATGAGCGCTTCGGACGCCGCGGAGTTCGATATCAAGAGCATCAAGCTCTCCCTCACCGGCATCGGCGCCACTCTCCAATCGGAGGACGGCTACACCAAAATCGTCAGCCTCGTCCCCGGCATGCCCGCCGACCTCAGCAAACAGATCAAGACCGGTGACCGCGTCGTCGCCGTTGCCCAAGGCGCCGGTGAAGCCGTCGATGTCGTCGAGATGCCCCTCAAGGATGTGGTTCAACTCATTCGAGGGCCGCGCGGCACCGAAGTCCGCCTCACCATTATTCCGGCTGATTCCATCGGCGGTTCCGAGAAAAAGGTGGTGACCATCATCCGCGACGAGATCAAATTGACCGAACAATTCGCGAAAGCACGCGTGATCGAGCAACCCGGTCCCGACGGCAAGACCGCCCGTGTCGGGGTCATCACCCTGCCCCAGTTTTATGAGAACTGCTCCCGCGATATTGAAAAACTGATTGAACGGCTCAAGAAAGAGGATGTCACGGGCATTGTCCTCGATCTTCGCCGCAACGGTGGCGGGATTCTCGAGGAAGCCGTGTCCCTGACCGGACTCTTCATCCCCAAAGGCCCGGTGGTCCAAGTTCGCGACAAGCCCCTCCCAGCCCGTGCTCAAGTCTATCCCGACACCAATTCCAAGGTCGCCTACGAAGGCCCGGTCGTCGTGCTCGTCAGCCGCTTGAGCGCCTCAGCCTCCGAAATTGCGGCGGGAGCGCTCCAGGATTACGGACGCGCCGTCGTGGTAGGGGACCAGGCCACCCACGGCAAGGGCACGGTGCAAAAACTTCTCTCCTTGAAATCCTTCGTCGATGACGACTTCGGTCCCGACCCGGGCAAACTCAAGCTGACGGTTGCCAAGTTCTATCGCGTCGCGGGAACCACCACCCAAAAGATCGGTGTGACCCCGGATATTATTCTCCCGTCACGATACGATTATATGGAACTGGGGGAATCGAGCCTGCCCGATGCATTGCCGGCCGATGGAACCACTCCAGTCCCCTTCGCCCGCCAGGACCGTGTCACCCCCTTTCTCGAGCCGCTCAAAATCGCCTCGGCGGATCGCGTTCGCAAGAGCACCGACTTCGTTTATCTGAACGAAGACATCGAGTTGCTCAAAAAGCAATTGGCCGACCGCACCATCTCCCTCAATGAAGCCACCCGGCTCAAGGAACTTCAGGAAATCCGCGACCGGGACGAAGCGCGCAAGAAGGAACGCGCCGCCCGCAAGAACAACCCCGTGAAGATCTTCGATCTCAGCCTCGCCATGGTCGACAAGGATCAACCCCTGAAATTGTCCTCCGCCAGGACCACCGAAGCCCTTACCGCCTCCAACGAAACACCCCTGCCCAAGGAAGAGGCCGACGAGGAAGAACTGGATGATGTCACCAAACTCGACCCGCACCTCGGAGAAACGGTCTCGATCCTGACCGACTACATCAAGCTGCTCGAACTGAGAAAGGGCACCGCTTCAACCGGCGCCAACTGA